The Primulina eburnea isolate SZY01 chromosome 13, ASM2296580v1, whole genome shotgun sequence genome includes a region encoding these proteins:
- the LOC140809596 gene encoding S-adenosyl-L-methionine-dependent uroporphyrinogen III methyltransferase, chloroplastic-like yields the protein MALVPSTSSAIVVQPRRIKSFYLRRLNAVSCASYARKASPFTEKHSVERYERESWLYKNQLEQPFSSWPLTDQELRDYDISSQLPELKKLLEVLSEKRRNENGFDKRGPGNVFLVGTGPGDPELLTLKALRVIESADLVLYDRLVSNDVLNLVGPDARLLYVGKTAGYHSRTQEEIHELLLSFAEAGATVVRLKGGDPLVFGRGGEEMDFLQQQGIEVKVIPGITAASGIAAELGIPLTHRGVANSVRFLTGHSRKGGTDPLYVAVNVVDPDSTLVVYMGLSTLPSLASKLMHHGLPHDTPAAAIERGTTPQQRIVFAELQDLANEILSHQLVSPTLIIIGKVVALSPLWPHIVKETSLTSTLIESR from the exons ATGGCTCTTGTTCCTTCAACTTCCTCCGCCATAGTGGTTCAACCGAGAAGAATCAAATCTTTTTACCTCAGAAGACTGAATGCGGTCAGCTGCGCTTCATATGCAAGAAAGGCGTCGCCTTTCACAGAAAAGCACTCTGTTGAGAGGTACGAAAGAGAAAGCTGGCTGTACAAGAACCAGTTGGAGCAGCCCTTCTCGTCTTGGCCTCTAACTGATCAAGAACTCAGGGATTACGATATATCGTCGCAGCTGCCTGAGCTGAAGAAATTGCTAGAAGTTTTGAGTGAAAAGAGGAGAAATGAAAATGGGTTTGATAAGAGAGGGCCCGGGAATGTGTTCTTGGTGGGCACCGGGCCTGGGGACCCGGAGCTTCTGACGCTCAAGGCATTGAGAGTGATAGAGAGTGCGGATCTTGTGTTGTACGATAGATTGGTCTCCAATGATGTGTTGAATTTGGTGGGGCCTGATGCCAGGCTTCTGTATGTTGGCAAGACTGCTGGGTACCATAGCAGAACTCAG GAGGAAATTCATGAGTTGCTTTTGAGTTTTGCTGAAGCTGGAGCCACTGTTGTGAGGCTTAAAGGCGGGGATCCATTG GTATTTGGAAGGGGTGGAGAGGAGATGGACTTTCTGCAACAACAAGGAATAGAGGTGAAAGTCATTCCag GCATAACTGCAGCTTCTGGGATAGCCGCTGAATTAGGAATTCCATTGACACACCGTGGAGTTGCTAATAGTGTCAGATTTCTGACAGGACACTCGCGAAAGGGAGGAACCGATCCTCTATACGTGGCAGTGAACGTGGTCGATCCTGATTCGACTCTTGTTGTCTATATGGGATTATCGACACTCCCTTCTTTAGCCTCCAAACTAATGCACCACGGTTTGCCACATGACACACCAGCTGCTGCTATCGAGCGAGGAACCACGCCTCAGCAAAGGATCGTGTTTGCTGAACTGCAGGATCTTGCAAATGAAATACTGTCACATCAGCTCGTGTCGCCTACATTGATCATCATTGGGAAAGTTGTCGCTCTTTCACCATTGTGGCCTCACATCGTCAAAGAAACTTCTTTGACTTCTACGCTAATCGAATCCAGATAG
- the LOC140810822 gene encoding protein JINGUBANG-like has translation MIHPKGPSIQDTILATPLLSSTSTPSNSSGRSSSDTDDSLETSFRFGLENPNFKIPSSPISVFESYKSLAVLSGHIGSVSCLALCGEFILSASQGKDIIVWQQPDLRKFAKFGQGDGSVKALITAGNRVFTAHQDSRIRVWKVSRSSENVIKLVDTLPTTKDYLGKFMSQGNYVQTRRHHKRLWIEHADSISCLAFSNGLLYSGSWDKTLKVWRTSDFKCLESIKAHDDAINGLCSSKGVVYSASADGKIKAWGIEGKNKMHCLKGILEGHKDISLNSVVVSDDSKVVFGGGSDGYIMGWIGNQDMDSWRMICEVKAHKMAVLCMCLMGDYLCSGSADRTISIWKREMNGMLSRHMVIQGHEGPIKCLQASPTRVGCGFMLYSGSLDRSVRVWWIPSASSSLQITEKKMCISLNRRC, from the coding sequence ATGATCCACCCGAAGGGTCCTTCGATTCAAGATACGATTTTGGCGACTCCGTTGTTGTCTTCTACCTCAACACCGAGCAACAGCAGCGGGAGAAGCAGTAGTGATACAGATGATAGCCTCGAGACATCATTTCGATTCGGATTGGAGAATCCCAATTTCAAGATTCCAAGCTCACCCATTTCAGTCTTTGAATCCTACAAATCTTTGGCAGTTCTTTCTGGGCATATTGGATCGGTTTCTTGCTTAGCCTTGTGTGGAGAATTCATTCTCAGTGCTTCACAGGGAAAAGATATCATTGTTTGGCAACAGCCTGATTTGAGAAAGTTTGCTAAATTCGGGCAAGGCGACGGCTCGGTCAAGGCTCTGATCACCGCAGGAAATCGGGTTTTTACAGCACATCAGGATAGTAGAATCAGAGTATGGAAAGTTTCAAGAAGCTCCGAAAATGTGATTAAACTAGTTGACACTCTTCCAACTACTAAAGACTATTTAGGCAAGTTTATGAGTCAAGGTAATTATGTCCAAACTAGGCGGCATCACAAGCGTTTGTGGATCGAACACGCAGATAGCATTTCTTGTTTAGCCTTCTCAAACGGGCTATTATACTCCGGTTCTTGGGACAAGACTCTTAAAGTTTGGAGGACATCAGATTTCAAGTGTTTGGAATCCATCAAAGCTCATGATGACGCAATAAACGGGCTTTGTTCAAGCAAAGGGGTAGTGTATTCCGCCTCTGCGGATGGGAAGATCAAGGCTTGGGGGATAGAAGGGAAGAACAAAATGCATTGTCTCAAAGGAATCTTGGAGGGCCACAAGGACATTTCATTGAATTCTGTGGTGGTTTCAGATGATTCGAAGGTCGTTTTCGGAGGGGGTTCGGATGGATACATAATGGGATGGATTGGGAATCAAGATATGGATAGCTGGAGGATGATTTGCGAGGTGAAAGCTCATAAAATGGCAGTTCTGTGTATGTGTTTGATGGGAGATTACTTATGCAGTGGTTCAGCTGATAGGACTATTAGTATATGGAAGAGAGAAATGAATGGGATGCTAAGTAGACACATGGTGATCCAAGGACATGAAGGACCAATTAAATGCTTGCAAGCATCACCAACAAGAGTAGGATGTGGATTCATGCTATATAGTGGAAGCCTTGATAGAAGTGTTAGAGTTTGGTGGATTCCTAGTGCTTCATCTTCGCTTCAAATCACCGAGAAAAAAATGTGCATATCTTTAAATCGAAGGTGCTAA